One stretch of Papaver somniferum cultivar HN1 unplaced genomic scaffold, ASM357369v1 unplaced-scaffold_154, whole genome shotgun sequence DNA includes these proteins:
- the LOC113336926 gene encoding uncharacterized protein LOC113336926 yields the protein MIKQQQPQLEAEGRVHCLDDVRLANLGWFQFGYDPATKEHKVIALWSKRIKAGPSIRFEFLCEVLTVGRQNNSWRKIDDVPPASPTNFTSSAYANGSIYWLNRGLGFKKDHEPCIVEFNFGSEKFRTIQLPSFIIEDVRYPYKTALMELDGRLALLPMKIKSCHGSSDTNFTSLKRCILCTDDDDDDDDDQDAMSSSSSDSGSSVGNYYWMEETFSLPPFDWKPGIPEFIRPIPGTNLLIIRHSSDPSFYYYNWKRKSFSCSKCEMIRIHAFLIPPCDMIGKYSPIRFGFYAFAENLSPVN from the coding sequence ATGATAAAACAACAACAGCCACAACTAGAAGCAGAAGGGAGAGTTCATTGTCTGGATGATGTAAGATTGGCGAATCTTGGTTGGTTCCAATTTGGATATGATCCTGCAACCAAGGAACACAAAGTGATTGCCCTTTGGAGTAAACGTATAAAGGCTGGTCCCTCTATTCGTTTTGAATTCCTTTGTGAGGTCTTGACTGTGGGTAGACAAAACAATTCATGGAGGAAGATTGATGATGTTCCACCAGCCAGTCCGACCAATTTTACTAGCTCTGCTTATGCCAATGGTTCTATCTATTGGTTGAATCGTGGCCTTGGCTTCAAGAAGGACCATGAACCATGTATTGTGGAATTTAACTTTGGGTCTGAAAAATTTAGAACAATACAACTTCCTAGTTTCATCATCGAAGATGTTCGTTACCCCTACAAGACTGCCCTAATGGAATTGGATGGTCGTTTGGCCCTGTTACCTATGAAGATAAAGTCTTGTCACGGTAGTTCTGATACTAATTTCACATCATTGAAGAGGTGCATACTGTGCACCGAtgacgacgatgatgatgatgatgaccaaGACGCAATGTCCAGCAGCAGCAGCGACAGCGGTAGTAGTGTTGGCAATTACTATTGGATGGAAGAGACCTTCTCACTGCCACCTTTTGATTGGAAACCAGGTATTCCTGAGTTTATTCGACCCATTCCAGGGACAAACCTCTTAATCATAAGACACTCAAGCGATCCGTCCTTTTATTATTACAATTGGAAGAGGAAGAGTTTTAGCTGCAGCAAGTGCGAAATGATCCGAATCCACGCATTCTTGATTCCTCCTTGCGATATGATTGGAAAATATTCACCCATCAGGTTTGGGTTTTATGCTTTTGCTGAAAACCTCTCTCCTGTAAATTAA
- the LOC113336623 gene encoding uncharacterized protein LOC113336623, translating into MIIDSGSVDNYIASVVVEKMGLPITPHPTPYSIGWVNNSSTQRITHQCVIKFSFVGYEESVLCDVIDMTATHLLLGRPWKYDVRAVHNCFENTYTFYKDDVQHCIDLIPGASLPNQAHYRLSPTEHGILQGQINDLLTKGLIRPSNSLCDCPAFLVPKKDNGWRMCIDCRALNRITITYRFPIPRIEYMIDFLEGSVIFIKLDLRSGYHQIRIREGDEWKIAFKMREVLSQEGHSVAYHSQNNSEPQKMWFKYELELLAIVQALKQWRTYLVHREFVITIDNHALKYLQTSAKVNHALSRRRHLLAIIRNESFAFDYIEEIYAEDDDFKTLWEQCSPLVHGFDDFLIQDGFLFKGNRLCIPNGSLRLHLIRELHGSGLRGHFVRDKTIALVEERY; encoded by the exons ATGATCATTGACAGTGGTAGTGTAGACAATTACATTGCATCTGTTGTTGTGGAGAAAATGGGATTACCAATTACGCCACATCCTACTCCTTATTCTATAGGTTGGGTGAATAATTCCTCTACACAGCGAATTACTCATCAGTGTGttattaagttttcttttgttggttatGAAGAATCTGTGCTATGTGATGTTATCGATATGACTGCAACACATCTCCTACTTGGAAGACCATGGAAGTATGATGTCAGAGCAGTTCATAACTGTTttgagaatacttacactttttaCAAAGATG ATGTTCAACATTGCATTGATCTTATACCTGGAGCTTCTTTACCTAATCAAGCTCATTATAGGTTAAGTCCTACAGAACATGGCATTTTACAGGGTCAAATTAATGACTTATTGACTAAAGGATTAATTAGACCTAGTAATAGCCTTTGTGATTGTCCTGCATTTCTAGTACCTAAGAAGGATAATGGTTGGAGAATGTGTATTGATTGCAGAGCTTTGAACCGTATTACCATTACTTATAGGTTTCCCATTCCTCGTATTGAGTATAtgattgattttttggaaggatcTGTTATTTTTATTAAACTTGATCTTCGCAGTGGTTATCATCAGATTAGAATAAGAGAGGGAGATGAATGGAAAATTGCTTTCAAAATGAgagaag TTTTATCTCAAGAAGGACATTCAGTTGCTTATCATAGTCAAAATAATTCTGAGCCACAAAAAATGTGGTTTAAATATGAACTGGAATTACTTGCAATTGTACAAGCTCTTAAACAGTGGCGTACTTATTTGGTTCATCGAGAGTTTGTCATTACTATTGATAATCATGCTTTGAAGTATCTCCAAACATCAGCAAAGGTTAATC ATGCTTTAAGTAGAAGGCGACATCTTTTAGCAATCATTCGTAATGAGAGTTTTGCTTTTGATTATATCGAAGAGATTTATGCTGAGGATGATGATTTTAAAACACTTTGGGAACAATGCAGTCCTTTGGTTCATGGATTTGATGACTTTCTCATTCAAGATGGCTTCTTATTTAAAGGTAATCGTCTTTGCATTCCTAATGGCTCTTTACGTCTTCATTTAATACGCGAACTGCATGGAAGTGGTCTTCGTGGTCATTTTGTCAGAGATAAAACTATTGCACTTGTAGAAGAGCGCTATTAG